Proteins encoded within one genomic window of Balneolaceae bacterium:
- a CDS encoding serine protease, which translates to MEKIETFFLPIKPHWNFLYIALFLIAVSCTGAREAGVSGGDNGYYKNHLQSQVVRDQINEGFRSVVRIQNNVIYRTYQFYVDDLPLRSELEGEEFEDVAAQSYLDDQSTAGTAIVLSEYRGKYAMLTASHTVFYPDTIWHYRPAPANEGGRYVEAVSVRESVNYILLNERGVIKLELVAYDTSRDLAVMTNSESRENLMTSLSLPVGESDELSWGDIVYALGYPKGAKMVTMGIASRSDHPSRSILIDASFNRGFSGGALFAVRNDGSGLEFIGIVTSALGQSETYLAPETIQRDEYDPDVPYTGEVFVRTAPRINYGITNAVDTEVIMEFFREKEDQLNDFGLIVPRQ; encoded by the coding sequence ATGGAAAAAATTGAGACGTTTTTTCTGCCAATAAAACCACATTGGAACTTCCTGTATATCGCTCTTTTTTTAATTGCAGTAAGTTGTACGGGAGCCCGTGAAGCGGGTGTGAGTGGAGGTGATAATGGCTACTACAAGAATCATCTGCAGTCGCAAGTGGTCAGGGATCAGATCAATGAAGGCTTCAGATCAGTTGTGCGAATTCAGAACAATGTGATCTACAGGACCTACCAGTTTTATGTGGATGACCTGCCTCTCAGATCAGAATTGGAAGGTGAAGAGTTTGAAGATGTAGCAGCCCAATCGTACCTGGACGATCAGTCGACCGCTGGAACAGCCATCGTTTTGAGTGAGTATCGAGGCAAATATGCTATGCTAACGGCATCTCATACTGTTTTTTACCCGGATACAATTTGGCATTATCGCCCTGCACCAGCGAATGAAGGTGGACGATATGTGGAGGCTGTTTCTGTAAGAGAATCGGTGAATTATATTTTACTGAATGAGAGAGGAGTAATAAAATTGGAGCTCGTTGCGTATGATACCAGCCGTGACCTTGCTGTGATGACAAACTCCGAATCACGTGAAAACTTGATGACTTCCCTGTCGCTTCCTGTCGGCGAGTCTGATGAACTAAGCTGGGGAGATATCGTCTATGCGTTGGGTTATCCAAAAGGAGCGAAGATGGTAACGATGGGTATCGCCAGCCGCAGTGACCATCCATCCCGAAGTATTCTAATTGATGCGTCGTTTAATCGCGGATTTAGCGGCGGAGCACTTTTTGCTGTTCGCAATGATGGATCGGGTCTGGAATTTATAGGCATCGTTACATCTGCATTGGGTCAAAGTGAAACCTACCTGGCCCCCGAAACTATCCAAAGAGATGAGTATGATCCGGATGTTCCGTATACAGGTGAGGTTTTTGTGCGTACAGCACCACGAATTAATTATGGAATTACCAATGCCGTAGATACAGAAGTAATCATGGAGTTTTTCAGAGAGAAAGAGGATCAATTAAACGATTTTGGGTTGATCGTTCCAAGGCAATAA
- a CDS encoding hydantoinase B/oxoprolinase family protein yields MALKGGKNGKTGQQKLIRKDGTKQKLSWRDGAKLNSGDIFVLETPGGGGFGKIPNKL; encoded by the coding sequence ATGGCCTTGAAAGGTGGTAAAAATGGAAAAACTGGGCAACAAAAACTGATTCGAAAAGATGGAACAAAACAAAAACTCTCCTGGCGAGACGGCGCTAAACTAAACTCCGGCGATATATTCGTTTTAGAAACTCCCGGTGGTGGCGGATTTGGTAAAATACCCAATAAACTTTAG